A stretch of Tigriopus californicus strain San Diego chromosome 11, Tcal_SD_v2.1, whole genome shotgun sequence DNA encodes these proteins:
- the LOC131891211 gene encoding adenylosuccinate synthetase-like: MDLKGNQKVTVVLGAQWGDEGKGKLVDLLAGKADVVARCQGGNNAGHTVVAEGKFYDFHLLPSGIVWPNCIALIGNGVVVHVPGLFEEIQKNEAKGLSGWKDRLKISGRAHLVFDFHQEVDCLQETQRQDQTSKLGTTKKGIGPAYASKATRNGLRVSDLVGDFEAFAQRFRNLANNHIAHFNSLTVNIDEELERYKKYADEIRPMVLESIAFLHQSLKEEKSVLVEVANAAMLDIDFGTYPYVTSSNCSIGSVCTGLGLPPKNVGNVYGVVKAYTTRVGGGPFLTEQCNEIGEFLQRHGHEVGVTTGRNRRCGWLDIPLLRFTSMVNGYTAIALTKLDILDLMDEIKMGVGYVKDGQKLDYFPGSNQDFEGVSVEYETFPGWKSSIASCKDFAELPEKAKTYVLRIEELLGVPVRWIGVGQARDAVIERVL; encoded by the exons ATGGACCTGAAGGGGAACCAAAAAGTGACGGTGGTTTTGGGGGCTCAATGGGGCGATGAAGGCAAGGGAAAATTGGTCGACCTTCTGGCTGGAAAGGCCGATGTGGTGGCCAGATGCCAG gGTGGAAATAATGCTGGACACACGGTGGTGGCCGAAGGCAAGTTTTATGATTTCCATCTTCTTCCATCAGGGATCGTGTGGCCCAATTGTATTGCTCTCATTG GAAACGGCGTGGTGGTCCATGTTCCCGGTCTGTTCGAGGAGATCCAAAAGAATGAAGCCAAAGGATTAAGTGGTTGGAAAGATCGTCTGAAGATCTCTGGGCGAGCTCATCTGGTGTTCGACTTCCACCAG GAAGTGGACTGTCTTCAAGAGACTCAACGGCAAGATCAAACGAGTAAATTGGGGACCACCAAAAAGGGCATCGGACCAGCTTACGCCTCAAAGGCCACTCGCAATGGCTTGCGAGTCTCGGATTTGGTCGGCGATTTCGAGGCTTTTGCTCAAAG ATTTCGCAATTTGGCCAATAACCACATCGCTCACTTCAATTCGCTGACGGTGAATATCGACGAGGAACTGGAACGCTACAAGAAGTACGCTGACGAGATTCGTCCAATGGTTCTCGAATCCATTGCCTTCCTCCATCAATCtttgaaggaagaaaaaagcgTCCTGGTTGAGGTGGCCAATGCGGCAATGCTTGACATCGATTTTG GTACCTACCCGTACGTGACTTCCTCGAATTGTAGTATCGGTAGCGTGTGCACTGGTTTGGGACTACCTCCCAAGAACGTAGGTAACGTGTATGGAGTGGTCAAGGCTTACACTACCCGAGTTGGAGGTGGACCTTTCCTGACGGAGCAATGCAAT GAGATCGGCGAATTTCTCCAAAGACACGGACACGAGGTTGGCGTGACAACGGGACGGAACCGTCGATGTGGCTGGTTGGACATTCCTTTGCTTCGATTCACGTCCATGGTGAATGGCTACACGGCCATTGCATTAACCAAGCTTGATATTTTGGATCTGATGGATGAGATTAAGATGGGAGTGGGCTATGTCAAGGATGGACAGAAATTGGACTACTTCCCTGGCTCAAATCAA GATTTTGAAGGGGTGTCTGTGGAATACGAAACCTTTCCCGGTTGGAAATCATCGATAGCCTCTTGTAAGGACTTTGCTGAACTTCCTGAGAAAGCCAAGACGTACGTGCTGAGAATCGAGGAACTCTTGGGAGTCCCAG